Proteins encoded together in one Sinorhizobium sp. B11 window:
- a CDS encoding ABC transporter — protein sequence MLSKSFAGLFAGAILAAFIGAPAQADAVKIGSKNFTEQFVVAEIYAQALEKAGVEVERHLNLGATLVAHTALTNGDIDLYPEYTGTALAAVVKGDLSGSADKIYSDVKDYYEKNLKLTLLQPTQVNNGYAIITLPETAEKYKLKTLTDLGPASKSLTFGAEGGFGERKDGLPGLKQTYGIEFKEFKIFAKLGIRYSALTSKDLDVSYGFATDWQISDNKLVVLDDDKHLFPPYYLVPVVRQDALAKNPKIAEVLNKVSPLLNNETMRELNAKVDRDKEEPADVAAEFLKAKGI from the coding sequence ATGCTTTCGAAATCTTTCGCCGGCCTCTTCGCCGGTGCGATCCTGGCAGCCTTCATCGGAGCACCGGCACAGGCCGATGCTGTAAAGATCGGCAGCAAGAATTTCACCGAACAGTTCGTCGTCGCCGAGATCTACGCCCAGGCGCTTGAAAAGGCCGGCGTCGAGGTCGAGCGCCACCTCAACCTCGGTGCCACGCTTGTCGCCCACACGGCATTGACGAACGGTGACATCGATCTCTACCCGGAATATACCGGCACGGCGCTTGCCGCCGTCGTCAAGGGTGACCTGTCGGGCTCCGCCGACAAGATCTATTCGGACGTCAAGGATTACTACGAAAAGAACCTCAAGCTCACGCTCCTTCAGCCGACGCAGGTCAACAACGGCTATGCGATCATCACGCTTCCGGAAACAGCCGAGAAGTACAAGCTGAAGACGCTGACCGACCTCGGTCCAGCCTCCAAGAGCTTGACCTTTGGTGCAGAGGGCGGCTTTGGCGAGCGCAAGGACGGCTTGCCGGGGCTGAAGCAGACCTACGGCATCGAGTTCAAGGAATTCAAGATCTTTGCCAAGCTCGGCATCCGCTACAGCGCGCTGACGAGCAAGGATCTCGACGTCTCCTACGGCTTTGCGACGGATTGGCAGATTTCCGACAACAAGCTGGTGGTGCTTGATGACGACAAGCATCTCTTCCCGCCCTATTACCTCGTCCCGGTCGTGCGACAGGATGCTCTCGCCAAGAACCCGAAGATCGCCGAGGTTCTGAACAAGGTCAGCCCGCTCCTCAACAATGAGACCATGCGCGAACTCAACGCCAAGGTCGATCGCGACAAGGAAGAGCCGGCCGATGTCGCCGCTGAATTCCTGAAGGCCAAGGGCATCTGA
- a CDS encoding SARP family transcriptional regulator gives MSFRLESFGTLRLLDAAGEPVFFPEKGLLTLCYLLDRPDRECPRGTLARFLWDSTDNPDIMANLRKMISRVQARQAEIGAELLIFTATGVRIRREVFVADRSELDSQSSAGPLDVLRRLVSLLQTDFLAELAHQSASIREWVSSERNRHMAILVDTVKRALPEARSRADIGLIKEAALRIFRDAPDDENIRHILLQAYEAEGHLENARQLFESRSHDLQHSLDIGLDLQALKEVRKIFDASRPAALAAVPSVESGIVLKPAPLPRLVLLPPVEAAETGLAPMLSEALIEDVTIGLCALSNVSVVAPHTAAQIARHADRAGMILRHSISYVLDTRLTAGSGTPSLFVQLVYAANDEVIWAERFSLEKYDLIADRREIARRIAKELSRQIRRNETVRGAFEDNPAAYHSYLLGFRDMKRFSLPDVRRARKAFRDAVQHSAHFSPALAGLAHTFLMEWLLTARGDGELIRLAEDYANRAIVADPSLASGFRQLGVAKLYLNDLDESVVALKVAEELSPHYADGIASYADTLVHASRPADGLAKIERAISLNPLSPTDYLWTEAGANFALFRYKEALDAIGRMDDRTPADRLAAASWAMLGDMKNARLYMRKARETNPDFDVDRWLSLVPFKEAWQKEQYREALLKAGF, from the coding sequence ATGTCCTTCCGGCTCGAGTCATTCGGTACATTACGACTGCTGGACGCGGCGGGAGAGCCTGTATTCTTCCCCGAAAAAGGCCTGTTGACGCTTTGTTACCTGCTCGACAGACCTGACAGAGAATGTCCGCGCGGCACACTCGCCCGCTTCCTGTGGGATAGCACCGACAATCCCGATATCATGGCGAATTTGCGCAAGATGATCTCGCGCGTCCAGGCGAGGCAGGCAGAAATCGGCGCGGAGCTGCTGATCTTTACCGCGACCGGTGTCCGGATCAGACGGGAGGTCTTCGTCGCAGATCGCTCGGAACTTGATTCCCAATCCTCGGCCGGCCCGCTCGATGTGCTGCGAAGGCTCGTATCCCTGTTGCAAACGGATTTCCTCGCCGAACTCGCACATCAAAGCGCCAGCATAAGAGAATGGGTATCGAGCGAGCGCAACCGGCATATGGCAATCCTCGTCGACACAGTGAAGCGAGCCTTGCCGGAAGCGCGCTCGAGAGCAGATATCGGCCTCATCAAGGAGGCTGCGCTCAGGATCTTCCGCGATGCGCCTGATGACGAAAACATCCGCCATATCCTCCTGCAAGCCTACGAGGCCGAGGGACATCTGGAAAACGCCAGGCAGCTATTTGAGAGCCGCAGCCACGATCTACAACATTCGCTCGACATCGGCCTTGATCTGCAGGCCCTGAAGGAAGTGCGCAAGATTTTCGACGCCAGCAGGCCGGCGGCGCTGGCGGCTGTGCCGTCGGTGGAGAGCGGCATCGTCCTGAAACCTGCGCCCCTGCCCCGGCTCGTCCTGTTGCCGCCGGTCGAGGCCGCTGAAACCGGGCTCGCGCCGATGCTTTCTGAAGCGCTGATCGAGGACGTGACCATCGGCCTTTGCGCCCTCAGCAACGTCTCGGTCGTCGCGCCCCATACCGCCGCACAAATCGCCCGCCATGCCGACCGGGCGGGCATGATCCTGCGCCATTCGATCTCCTATGTTCTCGACACCCGGTTGACAGCGGGCAGCGGCACGCCGTCGCTGTTCGTCCAGCTCGTCTATGCCGCCAACGACGAGGTCATCTGGGCCGAGCGCTTCAGCCTCGAGAAATACGACCTTATCGCTGACCGGCGGGAGATCGCACGGCGCATCGCCAAGGAGCTCTCCCGACAAATCCGCCGGAACGAGACCGTGCGCGGCGCTTTCGAAGATAACCCGGCCGCCTATCACAGCTATCTCCTGGGGTTCCGGGACATGAAGCGGTTTTCCCTGCCGGATGTCCGGCGCGCTCGGAAAGCGTTCCGCGACGCCGTCCAGCACAGCGCGCATTTCTCGCCGGCGCTCGCAGGCCTTGCGCATACCTTCCTGATGGAATGGCTGCTGACGGCACGCGGCGATGGCGAGTTGATCCGGCTTGCGGAAGATTATGCGAACAGGGCGATCGTCGCCGACCCGTCGCTCGCATCCGGCTTCCGCCAGCTCGGCGTCGCCAAGCTTTATCTGAACGATCTCGATGAAAGCGTGGTGGCGCTGAAAGTCGCCGAAGAGCTGAGCCCCCATTATGCCGACGGCATCGCGAGTTATGCCGATACGCTGGTGCATGCCTCGCGCCCTGCCGATGGGCTCGCCAAGATCGAGCGGGCGATCTCGCTTAATCCGCTAAGCCCCACAGATTATCTCTGGACTGAGGCCGGCGCGAATTTTGCTCTCTTCCGCTATAAGGAAGCGCTGGATGCGATCGGCAGAATGGATGATCGCACACCGGCCGACCGGCTCGCAGCAGCCTCCTGGGCAATGCTGGGCGACATGAAAAATGCGCGCCTCTACATGCGCAAGGCACGCGAGACCAATCCCGATTTCGACGTCGATAGGTGGCTGAGCCTCGTGCCCTTCAAGGAGGCGTGGCAGAAGGAACAGTATCGTGAGGCTTTGCTGAAGGCAGGCTTCTAG
- a CDS encoding ABC transporter ATP-binding protein gives MTEMNSADDLLIVRNLGKTFSDAGGLSFTSSTSGGVRAVDGASFSVKPGETLALVGESGCGKSTLGRLLLRLIQPSDGEVLFEGRDITSLGAAEMRMMRARMQMVFQDPYGSLSPRRSIAQIISEPLQVFGMAKSSRERRDRVAELLTQVGLSPSFMDRYPRQFSGGQRQRIGIARAISVNPKFIVADEPVSALDVSVQAQIVNLLQDLQVERKLSYLFIAHDLAVVRHIADRVAVMYLGRIVEIGPKKSIYSMPQHPYTQALLSAAPEPDPDRKANRIVLQGDVPSPSRVPSGCSFHTRCPIARDICKVERPGLREVSPNQFSACHFAAPNPLTQAG, from the coding sequence ATGACAGAGATGAACAGCGCCGACGACCTGTTGATCGTCCGCAACCTCGGCAAGACCTTTTCCGATGCTGGTGGCCTGTCTTTTACGAGTTCTACCTCGGGCGGCGTACGCGCCGTCGACGGAGCCTCCTTCTCCGTCAAGCCGGGCGAGACGCTGGCGCTGGTCGGTGAATCCGGCTGCGGCAAGTCCACACTTGGCCGCCTTCTGTTGCGGCTGATCCAGCCGAGCGATGGTGAAGTGCTGTTCGAGGGGCGCGATATCACATCGCTGGGTGCGGCCGAGATGCGCATGATGCGCGCAAGGATGCAGATGGTCTTCCAGGATCCCTACGGCTCGCTCAGCCCGCGTCGTTCGATCGCTCAGATCATCTCCGAGCCGCTCCAAGTCTTCGGCATGGCGAAATCCTCGAGGGAACGGCGTGATCGTGTGGCGGAGCTACTGACGCAGGTCGGCCTGTCGCCGAGCTTCATGGACCGTTATCCGCGCCAGTTCTCCGGCGGCCAGCGCCAGCGCATCGGCATTGCCCGTGCCATATCGGTCAATCCGAAATTCATCGTCGCCGACGAGCCGGTCTCGGCCCTCGATGTCTCCGTGCAGGCGCAGATCGTCAATCTGCTGCAGGATTTGCAGGTCGAACGAAAGCTCTCTTATCTGTTCATCGCCCATGACCTGGCGGTCGTACGCCACATCGCCGATCGCGTGGCGGTCATGTATCTCGGCAGGATCGTGGAGATCGGACCGAAGAAGTCGATCTATTCCATGCCGCAGCATCCCTATACGCAGGCACTGCTGTCGGCCGCGCCCGAGCCCGATCCGGATCGCAAGGCAAACCGTATCGTGCTGCAGGGCGACGTGCCGAGCCCGTCCCGCGTCCCGTCGGGATGCAGCTTCCACACGCGCTGTCCTATCGCAAGGGACATCTGCAAGGTCGAGCGTCCGGGCTTGCGCGAAGTATCGCCGAACCAGTTCTCAGCCTGCCATTTCGCCGCGCCCAATCCACTGACGCAGGCAGGGTGA
- a CDS encoding ABC transporter permease gives MLSTAFFWIVDHQDEFFRALGQHLLMSGVSLALALAIGLPLSILIVNYGRFAFGVINIVNGLRTIPSLAILAIMLPLLGIGILPSIVALTVLALPPILLNAYVGLRDVDADAVEAAIGMGMNRGQVLRKIRIPLAAPAMFAGARTAAVQVLAGATLAPFIGGGGLGDFIATGIGMMDMSRLIVGAVPIAILALATEFILGRAEKHLFAERTAA, from the coding sequence ATGTTGAGCACCGCCTTTTTCTGGATCGTCGATCATCAGGACGAATTCTTCCGCGCGCTCGGCCAGCATCTCCTGATGTCCGGCGTGTCGCTTGCGCTTGCGCTTGCCATTGGGCTGCCGCTTTCGATCCTCATCGTCAATTACGGTCGCTTTGCCTTTGGCGTCATCAACATCGTCAACGGCCTCAGAACCATCCCGAGTCTTGCGATCCTGGCGATCATGCTGCCGCTTCTCGGTATCGGCATCCTGCCATCGATCGTGGCGCTGACCGTGCTTGCCCTGCCGCCGATCCTGCTCAATGCCTATGTCGGGTTGCGCGATGTCGATGCCGATGCCGTGGAGGCGGCGATCGGCATGGGCATGAACAGAGGTCAGGTCCTGCGCAAGATCCGCATTCCACTCGCAGCCCCTGCGATGTTTGCCGGCGCGCGCACCGCAGCTGTCCAGGTGCTGGCCGGAGCGACACTCGCCCCTTTCATCGGCGGCGGCGGGCTCGGCGATTTTATCGCCACCGGCATCGGTATGATGGACATGTCGCGGCTCATCGTCGGCGCCGTGCCGATCGCGATCCTGGCACTCGCCACCGAATTCATCCTCGGCCGCGCCGAGAAGCACCTGTTTGCAGAAAGAACCGCCGCATGA
- a CDS encoding ABC transporter ATP-binding protein: MIRMENVTKRYGESAAPSVDHLTLDVPEGSTVALIGPSGCGKTTTMRMINRLIEPTEGRIFVNGEDVTKADPVKLRRHIGYVIQNVGLFPHMTIAENIAAVPNLLGWDRPRIARRTDELLDLVGLDPKEMLKRYPRQLSGGQRQRIGVARALAADPSVLLMDEPFGAIDPIARTRLQDEFRQILKRVRKTVVLVTHDLDEAIRLGDRIAIMRAGKIVQYDAPDAILSHPADDFVANFVGIDRAIKRLSLFSVADAMRPGVPSSPAASVAASANLRDALSLMVAANSDVLSVVDGGGIVTGQLTRDAIFSI, from the coding sequence ATGATCCGCATGGAAAATGTCACAAAGCGTTACGGTGAAAGTGCAGCACCTTCGGTGGATCACCTGACGCTCGATGTGCCCGAGGGCTCGACGGTCGCGCTGATCGGCCCGTCGGGCTGCGGCAAGACAACGACGATGCGCATGATCAACCGGCTGATCGAGCCAACGGAAGGGCGCATCTTCGTCAATGGCGAAGACGTGACAAAAGCCGATCCGGTCAAGCTTCGCCGCCATATCGGTTACGTCATCCAGAATGTCGGCCTCTTTCCGCACATGACGATCGCCGAAAATATCGCTGCGGTACCGAACCTGCTCGGCTGGGACCGGCCGCGGATCGCCAGGCGGACGGATGAACTTCTCGATCTCGTCGGTCTCGATCCGAAGGAAATGCTGAAGCGCTATCCGCGCCAGCTTTCCGGTGGCCAGCGCCAGCGCATCGGCGTAGCGCGCGCCCTTGCCGCCGATCCCTCGGTCCTCTTGATGGACGAGCCCTTCGGCGCCATCGACCCGATCGCCAGAACACGCCTGCAGGACGAATTCAGGCAAATTTTGAAACGCGTGCGCAAGACGGTGGTGCTGGTCACTCACGATCTCGATGAGGCAATTCGCCTCGGCGACCGGATCGCCATCATGCGTGCCGGCAAGATCGTGCAATATGATGCGCCGGATGCGATCCTTTCCCATCCTGCCGACGATTTTGTTGCGAATTTCGTGGGTATCGATCGCGCCATCAAGCGGCTCAGCCTGTTTTCTGTTGCCGACGCGATGCGGCCTGGTGTTCCCTCTTCACCCGCGGCCAGTGTTGCCGCGAGTGCCAATCTGCGCGATGCGCTGTCGCTGATGGTCGCCGCCAACAGTGACGTGCTGTCGGTGGTCGATGGCGGTGGCATCGTTACCGGGCAACTGACGCGCGACGCGATCTTCTCGATCTGA
- a CDS encoding LLM class flavin-dependent oxidoreductase — protein MHLGFSLTPFGHHPAAWRDAGTLEHLGFDALLSQAVKAEEAGFDFVLLPDRLGTRPIEELSSVATPFEPTTLVAALATRARRIGFLAAAATSQHEPYNLARRFASLDQISSGRTGWVALPVSGEFERDQEYLGLVSALWDSWDDDAFIYDKAEGRFFEPAKMHVLNHRGEHFAVRGPLNVNRSPQGKPIIAQLLRGDNKALAAQSAEVVLLQDRTPESTNETVVDFVRLLEKAGRRRQDVRILANVVPFVAETSEAAQAASDALRFGEADRMSQPLSASRLVGTPVEIAESLREWLALGQIDGFTILPPTVAIGDLFLTKVVPELRHLGLIEANAGKTLRDRLGLARPAHPAAALEQAQ, from the coding sequence ATGCATCTCGGTTTTTCCCTCACACCTTTCGGCCATCATCCCGCAGCCTGGCGCGATGCCGGAACGCTCGAGCATCTCGGTTTTGATGCGCTGCTTTCCCAGGCGGTCAAAGCGGAGGAGGCCGGTTTCGATTTCGTCCTGCTTCCGGACCGGCTCGGTACCAGGCCGATCGAGGAACTCTCGTCGGTCGCCACGCCCTTCGAGCCGACGACACTGGTCGCAGCCCTTGCCACCCGGGCGCGCCGGATCGGCTTCCTGGCAGCTGCCGCAACCAGTCAGCATGAGCCCTATAATCTCGCCCGGCGCTTCGCCTCGCTGGACCAGATCAGCAGCGGACGGACAGGCTGGGTAGCCCTTCCCGTTTCCGGCGAATTCGAACGCGACCAGGAATATCTCGGCCTTGTGAGCGCGCTTTGGGACAGCTGGGATGACGATGCCTTCATCTACGACAAGGCTGAGGGTCGGTTTTTCGAGCCAGCCAAGATGCATGTGCTCAACCACAGAGGCGAGCATTTTGCGGTGCGCGGTCCGCTGAATGTCAATCGCTCACCGCAGGGCAAACCGATCATCGCCCAGCTTCTGCGTGGAGATAACAAAGCATTGGCCGCGCAAAGTGCCGAAGTCGTCCTGCTTCAAGATCGGACGCCGGAAAGTACAAACGAGACGGTGGTCGACTTCGTGCGCCTGCTTGAAAAGGCGGGCCGTCGCCGGCAGGACGTGCGGATACTGGCCAATGTCGTGCCATTCGTTGCCGAAACTTCCGAAGCGGCGCAGGCGGCAAGCGATGCGCTCCGGTTTGGTGAGGCCGACCGGATGAGCCAACCGCTTTCCGCGTCACGTCTGGTGGGGACGCCGGTGGAGATCGCCGAATCCCTACGGGAATGGCTCGCCCTTGGGCAGATCGACGGTTTCACGATACTGCCCCCGACCGTTGCGATCGGGGATCTGTTCCTGACGAAGGTGGTTCCGGAGTTGCGCCACCTCGGATTGATCGAGGCGAATGCGGGTAAAACCTTGCGCGATCGTCTTGGTCTTGCCCGTCCGGCTCATCCGGCGGCAGCATTGGAGCAAGCACAATGA
- a CDS encoding ABC transporter permease translates to MSIITQTPASALQTSEQPLLAPAPGLLSLFSKTLLHRPSTLFALAIALVFFVIAVFAPVLAPYDPLAQSILSINKAPSAAHWLGTDQFGRDVLSRMIHGSRNSLLFGLISPALAALLGTALGVTAGYFGGLIDRIISRFIDLLLAFPELLLAIIIAAVLGGAFWNIIAVITVAFIPGFARVARASTLSVKQEPYVEAAIAVGVRTPVIIFRHIIPNIAAPIVVLMTLWVASAIRLEASLSFLGIGTRAPNPSWGNIIRDGLNNLFGSPWPIIAAGFAITCVVLSFNLIGDAVRDMLDPETSQ, encoded by the coding sequence ATGAGCATCATCACTCAAACACCTGCGTCTGCTCTACAGACCTCCGAGCAGCCTCTGCTGGCACCAGCGCCCGGCTTGCTGTCGCTCTTCTCGAAAACGCTGTTGCACCGGCCCTCGACCCTTTTCGCGCTGGCGATTGCACTCGTCTTCTTCGTGATAGCAGTCTTCGCACCGGTGCTTGCGCCCTATGATCCGCTCGCCCAGAGCATCCTCTCGATCAACAAGGCGCCCTCGGCCGCACACTGGCTCGGCACCGACCAGTTTGGGCGCGACGTTCTCTCGCGCATGATCCACGGTTCACGCAATTCGCTGCTCTTCGGCCTGATCTCGCCGGCGCTCGCTGCGCTGCTCGGTACCGCACTTGGCGTAACAGCCGGTTATTTCGGGGGCCTGATCGATCGTATCATCAGCCGGTTTATCGATTTGCTGCTCGCCTTCCCGGAACTGCTGCTCGCCATCATCATCGCAGCCGTGCTCGGTGGCGCCTTCTGGAACATCATCGCCGTCATCACGGTCGCGTTCATTCCCGGCTTTGCCCGTGTCGCTCGTGCCTCGACCCTGTCGGTCAAGCAGGAGCCGTATGTGGAAGCGGCAATCGCCGTCGGCGTGCGCACGCCCGTTATCATCTTCCGCCATATCATCCCGAATATCGCAGCCCCCATCGTCGTGCTGATGACACTTTGGGTCGCGTCTGCCATCCGCCTTGAGGCCTCGCTCAGTTTCCTCGGCATCGGTACCCGCGCCCCCAATCCAAGCTGGGGCAATATCATCCGCGATGGTCTCAACAATCTCTTCGGCTCGCCCTGGCCGATCATTGCCGCCGGTTTTGCCATCACCTGCGTCGTGCTGTCCTTCAACCTGATCGGCGATGCGGTGCGCGACATGCTGGATCCGGAGACGAGCCAATGA
- a CDS encoding helix-turn-helix domain-containing protein, giving the protein MNVKTPNAIDTYVGMRMRRRRQLLGMSQERLAEQIGVTFQQVQKYEKGINRIGASRLQRIAEVLRTSPAFFFEQDDLEAPSLAGLDLSAPVDPVTEFLRSKEGLVLNRAFMKIEDRRIRETIISLVKAMAQSENSDISLNAPRMDEPDTRRE; this is encoded by the coding sequence ATGAACGTCAAGACACCGAACGCGATTGATACCTATGTCGGCATGCGCATGCGCAGGCGCAGGCAGCTTCTCGGCATGAGCCAGGAACGGCTTGCCGAACAGATCGGCGTTACCTTCCAACAGGTGCAGAAATACGAGAAAGGCATCAATCGCATCGGCGCCAGCCGCCTGCAGAGGATCGCCGAAGTGCTGCGCACCTCGCCCGCTTTCTTTTTCGAGCAGGATGATTTGGAAGCGCCGAGCCTTGCCGGCCTCGATTTGTCTGCTCCTGTCGATCCGGTCACAGAATTTCTGCGGTCGAAGGAAGGTCTCGTCCTCAACAGGGCGTTCATGAAGATCGAGGACCGGCGTATCCGCGAGACGATCATCTCGCTGGTCAAAGCGATGGCGCAGTCCGAAAACAGCGACATTTCGCTGAACGCGCCGCGAATGGACGAGCCTGATACCCGCAGAGAGTGA
- a CDS encoding ABC transporter permease: MNWAPKHIPEIALAVWQHLVLSISSVLIGLAIALVLGIVCARRPRLYAFALTVTNIIFVIPSLALFALLIPFVGLGMEPALIGLSSYCLLILLRNVVTGIRGVPADILDAADGMGYGPWQRLFRIELPLALPLIVSGARIALVTVIGIATVAAFIDGGGLGTIILIGIDQEYAEKILVGGILTALLAIIFDFILTRAERALVRWQ, from the coding sequence TTGAACTGGGCACCCAAACATATTCCGGAAATCGCGCTTGCCGTCTGGCAGCACCTGGTGCTGTCGATTTCATCCGTGCTGATCGGCCTTGCGATCGCGCTCGTACTCGGCATCGTCTGCGCCCGCCGGCCGAGACTCTATGCCTTTGCGCTGACGGTGACGAATATCATCTTCGTCATTCCGAGCCTGGCGCTCTTTGCGCTTTTGATCCCTTTCGTCGGTCTCGGCATGGAACCAGCGCTGATCGGGCTTTCCTCCTATTGCCTGCTGATCCTCTTGCGCAATGTCGTCACCGGCATCCGCGGCGTCCCGGCTGACATACTCGATGCCGCCGACGGGATGGGTTATGGGCCTTGGCAGCGCCTCTTTCGCATCGAACTGCCGCTTGCCCTGCCGCTTATCGTTTCCGGGGCCCGGATCGCGCTCGTCACTGTCATCGGCATCGCGACGGTCGCTGCCTTCATCGATGGCGGAGGTCTTGGCACCATCATCCTCATAGGCATCGATCAGGAATACGCGGAAAAGATCCTCGTCGGCGGCATTCTGACGGCACTGCTGGCCATCATCTTCGATTTCATTCTCACCCGGGCCGAGCGGGCCCTGGTGCGCTGGCAGTGA
- a CDS encoding ABC transporter permease — translation MARYFLLRLADAIPTIWLVLTLVFIAMRILPGDPAIAALGDMALPEQLAAFRHQMGLDVPLWQQYINFLRGVLSLDFGQSYMNGEPVLNLIAANLPYTIELTVVAMIIGVGAGVPFGVVAATHRDRLPDSGMRVFSLLGYAIPDFYLGALLLIGFALNLGWFPINGGGDGFMDRMYHIVLPALTLALVKAAFIGRLSRTALLETLGKDYVRTARAKGAREPRVIYRHGLRNALLPLSTGMGLSLLATLSGSVAVELVFNRPGLGRMLIQAINERDYGVIQGGVVVFALLVLLINLVMDLLYIVIDPRIRVK, via the coding sequence ATGGCTAGATATTTTCTCCTCCGGCTGGCGGATGCCATTCCGACAATCTGGCTGGTGCTCACGCTCGTGTTCATCGCGATGCGGATCCTGCCGGGCGATCCGGCGATTGCGGCTCTGGGAGACATGGCTCTCCCGGAGCAGCTTGCAGCCTTCCGCCACCAGATGGGGCTCGATGTGCCGCTCTGGCAGCAGTACATCAACTTCCTTCGCGGCGTGCTCAGCCTCGATTTCGGCCAGTCCTACATGAATGGCGAACCGGTGCTGAACCTGATCGCCGCCAATCTGCCCTATACGATCGAACTCACCGTTGTGGCGATGATCATTGGCGTCGGTGCCGGCGTGCCCTTCGGCGTAGTGGCGGCAACCCATCGTGACAGGTTGCCGGATTCCGGCATGCGCGTCTTTTCCCTTCTCGGTTATGCCATTCCGGATTTCTATCTCGGCGCGCTTCTCTTGATCGGCTTTGCATTGAACCTCGGTTGGTTCCCGATCAATGGGGGCGGCGATGGGTTCATGGATCGCATGTACCATATCGTGCTGCCGGCCCTGACGCTCGCACTTGTCAAGGCGGCCTTCATCGGCCGGCTGTCGCGGACCGCGCTTCTGGAAACGCTCGGCAAAGACTATGTCCGCACCGCCCGCGCCAAGGGTGCCCGCGAACCTCGCGTCATCTATCGTCACGGTCTGCGCAATGCGCTTCTGCCGCTCTCGACCGGCATGGGCCTCAGCCTGCTTGCCACGCTGTCCGGTTCGGTCGCCGTAGAGCTGGTCTTCAATAGGCCCGGCCTCGGGCGCATGCTCATCCAGGCGATCAACGAGCGTGACTATGGCGTCATCCAGGGCGGCGTCGTTGTCTTCGCGCTTCTCGTCCTTTTGATCAATCTGGTGATGGATCTCCTCTACATCGTCATCGATCCTCGCATCCGGGTGAAATAA
- a CDS encoding ABC transporter ATP-binding protein codes for MTLKTQSPLLKVDSLAVEFGPKDSPIRVVNGVSFEVEAGGSVGIVGESGSGKSITSLSIMGLIPNPPGRIAQGRIELEGVNLLDLPKTKLPEIRGRDIAMIFQEPMSSLNPVMTIGDQIGEAIKLHERMSREQRRARIIELLKLVGIPNPEGRLDAYPHQFSGGMRQRVMIAMAVACNPKLLIADEPTTALDVTIQAQVLDLMAKVRKTLNTAVLLISHDLGVIAEVCDRVIVMYAGRVVEDADVRSIFRNPSHPYTRGLLQSIPRLDDERSRLYQIPGSVPLAGTVKQGCPFYARCGNRTDRCAAEMPPMFTISESHKAACWVTAGATA; via the coding sequence ATGACATTAAAAACGCAGTCTCCGTTGCTCAAGGTCGATAGTCTCGCCGTCGAATTCGGCCCGAAGGATTCCCCGATCCGTGTCGTGAATGGCGTCTCCTTCGAGGTCGAGGCCGGGGGTTCGGTCGGCATCGTTGGTGAATCCGGATCGGGCAAGTCGATCACCTCGCTATCGATCATGGGGCTGATCCCGAACCCGCCCGGCCGCATTGCACAGGGTCGTATCGAGCTTGAGGGCGTCAACCTTCTCGATCTGCCGAAGACGAAATTGCCGGAGATCCGCGGTCGCGATATCGCGATGATCTTTCAGGAGCCGATGAGTTCTCTGAACCCGGTCATGACGATCGGCGATCAGATCGGCGAGGCGATCAAGCTGCATGAGAGGATGAGCCGCGAACAGCGCCGCGCGCGCATCATCGAGCTTCTGAAACTCGTCGGCATCCCCAATCCGGAAGGCCGCCTCGATGCCTATCCGCACCAGTTCTCCGGCGGCATGCGCCAGCGCGTGATGATTGCCATGGCCGTTGCCTGCAATCCGAAACTCTTGATCGCCGACGAACCGACAACGGCACTCGACGTTACCATCCAGGCCCAGGTGCTCGACCTGATGGCGAAGGTGCGCAAGACGCTGAACACCGCCGTGCTCTTGATTTCGCACGATCTCGGCGTCATCGCCGAAGTCTGCGATCGCGTCATCGTCATGTATGCCGGCCGAGTGGTCGAGGACGCGGATGTCCGCTCGATCTTCAGGAACCCGAGCCATCCCTATACGCGCGGCCTGCTTCAGTCCATTCCGCGCCTCGACGACGAGCGCTCGCGCCTCTATCAGATTCCCGGTTCCGTGCCGCTTGCCGGCACCGTCAAGCAGGGCTGTCCCTTCTACGCCCGCTGTGGGAACCGGACCGACAGATGCGCGGCCGAAATGCCGCCCATGTTCACCATATCAGAAAGCCATAAGGCGGCCTGCTGGGTCACCGCCGGAGCAACAGCATGA